A region from the Rhodamnia argentea isolate NSW1041297 chromosome 7, ASM2092103v1, whole genome shotgun sequence genome encodes:
- the LOC125315860 gene encoding rust resistance kinase Lr10-like, producing the protein MDQNVEDFLQSNNNFLPIRYFYSDIKKITGSLKDKLGKGGYGSIFKGKLRSSREVAVKILKKGKVNGQDFIGEVATIGRIYRVNGVGLIGFCFEGSKQALVYDFMRNGSLEKHIFSRGGQGTSIDCNEVYKIAFGVAGGIEYLHRGCDIQISHFDIKHRNILLEKDFNPKISDFGLAKLYPTDYNTISMTIARGKLGCMAPELVYRNLGGVSYKADVYSFGILLMDMASGSKNMDAYVEHSSQTCFPIWVHDQLCEGLNVPIKNVSKEDGSITKKIMIVALWCIQLHPGNRPSMRKALEMLEGEVDDLRIPLKPLFCPAELSTRMMELGLTMAKRLDALHQLVH; encoded by the coding sequence ATGGATCAAAatgttgaagattttttgcAGTCAAACAATAACTTCTTGCCAATACGGTACTTTTACTCAGACATCAAGAAAATCACGGGCAGTCTCAAAGACAAGCTAGGCAAGGGAGGGTACGGTTCCATTTTCAAAGGAAAACTCCGGAGCAGCCGCGAGGTGGCTGTGAAGATTTTGAAGAAGGGGAAAGTGAACGGGCAGGACTTCATCGGTGAAGTGGCTACCATCGGAAGAATTTACCGTGTTAATGGGGTTGGACTCATTGGTTTTTGCTTTGAGGGCTCGAAACAAGCTCTTGTTTACGATTTCATGCGCAATGGGTCTTTGGAAAAGCACATTTTTTCACGAGGAGGACAAGGGACTTCTATTGATTGCAACGAAGTGTACAAAATTGCTTTTGGAGTGGCCGGAGGAATTGAGTATCTTCATCGAGGATGCGACATTCAAATTTCACACTTTGATATCAAGCATCGGAACATTCTTCTCGAGAAGGATtttaacccaaaaatttctgacTTTGGGCTTGCCAAATTGTATCCCACGGACTACAACACCATATCCATGACTATTGCAAGAGGAAAGTTAGGATGCATGGCTCCGGAGCTAGTCTATAGGAACCTCGGGGGTGTCTCTTACAAAGCCGATGTCTACAGTTTCGGTATATTGCTGATGGACATGGCTAGTGGAAGCAAGAATATGGATGCATATGTAGAGCATTCAAGCCAGACGTGCTTTCCTATATGGGTTCATGACCAACTCTGCGAAGGATTGAAcgttcccataaaaaatgtcAGCAAGGAGGATGGGAGTAttacaaagaaaataatgattgtTGCTCTTTGGTGCATTCAATTGCATCCGGGCAACCGCCCTTCGATGCGCAAAGCCTTGGAAATGTTGGAAGGAGAAGTAGATGACCTACGAATACCTCTGAAGCCACTCTTTTGTCCAGCAGAATTGTCAACAAGGATGATGGAACTTGGACTAACAATGGCGAAGCGACTGGATGCACTTCATCAACTAGTGCATTAA